ACGCACAGAAATAGCAGCGCGGCGCGGTGCCCCGTGAACACGTGGGGCACCGCGCTCTCGTCGAAGGATCGGTCGGAATCGATCCACGCACTCGAAGGAGAGAGTCATGGTCACGGTCACCGCCTCCCCGCAGGCATCGCCGCGCCGGGTGGGTTCTTCTGCCCGGGCGAGGTCTGGAATCCGCTTGGCTCGGTTGCTTGTGTGGCCGGCTTTGATCACTGCGATCGTGATCACGCAGGTGCCGTTCCTGGTGACGATCTATTATTCGTTCCGGGAGTGGAATCTGCTGCGTCCGGGTGAGCAGCGGTTCGTGGGGTTCGATAATTACGCGAACGTGCTCGGCAGCGGGGTGTTTCTGTCCTCGTTGTGGGCCACGGTGCTCATCGTGGGGGTGAGTGTGGCGGTGGCGGTCGTGTTCGGGATGGCGTTGGCGTTGCTCCTGGATCGCCGGTTCATCGGTCAGGGGTTGGCGCGCACGCTGCTGATCACCCCGTTCCTGATGATGCCGGCGGCCGCGGCGCTCGTCTGGAAGTGGGCGCTGCTCGATTCGAATGTCGGGATGGTGAACTGGGCGTTCTCACTGGTGGGGATCTCGCCGGTGGCGTGGAATACCGATCATCCGATCGTGACGATCATGATCGTGCTCATCTGGCAGTACACCCCGTTCATGATGTTGTTGTTGCTCGCGGGCCTGCAGTCCCAGCCCGGTGACGTGCTCGAGGCCGCGGCGGTCGATGGCGCGGGCCCGGTGCGCACGTTCCTGTACATGACGATCCCGCACCTGCGTCAGTACGTGGAGTTGGCGGTCCTGCTCGGGGCGATCCTGCTGCTGCAGGTCTTCGACCCGGTGGCGATCATGACCCGCGGGACCGGGGGCACCAAGACCCTGTCGTACCTGCTCTACGAGCGGGCCTTCGTCGGTCTGGAGATCGGGGAGGCCGCCGCCTACGGGGTGCTCTCGGTCATCGTGACGATCATCGTGGCGATGGTGGCCCTGCGGACCCTGTTCAAGGTGTTCAAGACGGAAGGAACACGCTGATGTCGACCTCGATCTCGCCCACGCGTACAACCCACGAGAACGTCAAGCGGCATAAGCCGCTGGCCCGGCGGGTCGGCTCGTTCGGGTTGTCGCTGCTGACCTGGGCGCTGACGGCCGGGTTCTTCTTCCCGATCGCGTGGATGGTCTTCACCGCGTTCAAGACCGAGCGTGATGCGGCGACCATGCCGCCCACGTTCCTGGCCGATTTCACCCTGGAGAACTTCTCCAAGGTCTTCGACCGGGGCTTCGCGATCTACCTGACGAACTCGGTCTCGGCCTCGGTCGTGTCCACGATCATCGTCATGGTCCTGGCGGTACCGGCCGCCTACGGGCTCTCGGTCAGGCCGATCAAACGTTCGACCGATGTGTTGTTCTTCTTCATCTCCACGAAGTTCCTGCCGATCGCCGCGGCCGTCATACCGATCTACATGCTCCTGCAGGCCGCCGGCGCCCTGGACAACATCACCGCCCTGTCGATCCTGTACGTGGGCATGAACCTGCCCCTGGCGGTGTGGATGATGCGGTCCTTCCTCATCGAGGTCCCCACCGAGATCATCGAGGCCGCCCAGGTCGACGGCGCCCGCTTCCGCACCGAGCTCCTACGCATCGTCGTGCCGATCGTGGCCCCCGGGATCGCCGCCGCGGCCCTGATCTGCTTCATCTTCGCCTGGAACGAGTACTTCCTGGCGAACCTGCTCACCTCGACCATCGCCCGCACCACCCCACCCTTCCTCGGCAGCTTCGTCTCCGGCCGCGGCCAATTCCTCGCCGCGCTCTCCGCCGCCGCCACCCTGGCCGTCCTCCCCGTGATCATCGCCGGCTGGGTCGCCCAGAAACGCCTCGTCCGCGGCCTCGCCATGGGCGCCATCAAATAACCCCGCATCGACCCTGCGAGAGCGTGAGCACTCGCCCAGCACCGAAAGGCCGGCCCCACATGAACGAGATGATCCGCCGCGTCACGGTCGTCGCCCCCGGAGAAATCCGGATCGACGAGACTCCCCGCCCCGCGCCGAGCAACGCCGAGGTGCTCGTGCGCATGCTTGTCACGGGGGTATGCGGATCCGACACCCACGCAGCTGCCGGACGGCATCCGTTCGTGGCACTGCCCTACAACCCCGGCCACGAGGTCGTCGGGGTGATCGATGCGCTTGGTCCCGATGTCACGGCCTTCGAAGTCGGCGACCGGGTCACGGTCGAGCCGACCCTGCCGTGCTGGAACTGCAAGATGTGCCGTACCGATCGGTCCAATCTCTGTGAGAATCTGCAGTTCTTCGGATGCGGCTGGGACCAGGGCGGCATGGCCGACTACTTCACGGTCGCCTCCACCCGGCTCCACCGGGTACCGGAACAGTTCACCGACCTGCAGGCCGCACTCATCGAGCCCCTCTCGACCCCCGTGCACGCCGTTCGCCTCGCCGGCGATCTCCGCGGCAAGGCGGTGGCCATCGTCGGAGCGGGCACGATCGGCCTCCTCGTACTCAAGGCAGCGCGGCACGCCGGCGCCGCGCGGATCATCATGACCGATCCCCTGCCCGAGAAGCGCCGGCTGGCACTCGCGCTCGGTGCCGACGACGTCGTCGATGCGCGCGAGGACGATGTCGCTACCCGCGTTCGGTCGGTGCTCGGAGAGAGCGCCGATGTCGTATTCGACTGCGTGGCGATCCAATCGACGATCGATCAGGCGATCGAGATCGCACTCAAGGCCGGCACGGTCGTCGTCGTCGGCGTTCCGGAGGCCTCCGTGACCGTGCCGCTGCCGCTCATCCAGGATCAGCAACTGCGCATTCAGGGGTCCGCCACCTATCTGCCCGAGGACTACCGAACCGCCATGGAGATCCTTGCGAGCGGGACCGTATCGACCGATGACTTCATCACCGCCACATTCCGTCTCGACGATGCCGCCGAGGCCTTCGAGGCCGCCTCCGCTGGGCACCAGGTCAAGGTGCTCGTCACCCGCTGATCCATCGGCGGATCGGCCCCCGCACCGACGGCGCTCGGCCCACCTCCCACGAAAACCCCGCGCGTCCGTTTTCATCGGGGCCGCCCGCGGCCGTACGATTTTCCCGCACCCCGGGCCGACCGGCCCGCCCCGACCAGGAGGTCCTCCATGTGCGGAATCGTCGGATACATCGGCCACCGGCCCGCCCAGCCCATCCTCACCAGCGGCCTCAAGCGGCTCGAGTACCGCGGCTACGACAGCGCCGGGATCGCGACGATCGACGACGACGCCCGTGTCACCCTCGTGCGCGCCGTCGGCAAGGTCGCCGAGTTGGAGCATGCCGTGGCGACCCGCGTCACCGCGGACACGGTCGGCATCGGGCACACCCGCTGGGCCACCCACGGCGTGCCGAGCGAGCGCAACAGCCACCCGCATCACGTCGGCCGCGTCTACCTCATCCACAACGGGATCATCGAGAACTACGCCGAGCTCGCCGATGTACTCACCGAACGCGGATACACGTTCGCCGGCGAGACCGACAGCGAGGTGCTCGCCGCACTCGTCGACGCGCTCCTCCCCCTGCACGGCACCCTGCTCGAGGCCGTGAGCGGCGCGCTCAAGATGGTCGTCGGCACCTACGGCCTCGCGCTGCTGTCCGACGAGAACCCCGATGAGATCGTCGTCGCCCGCCGCGGCAGCCCGCTCATCGTGGGCCTGGGAGAGCAGGAGACCTTCGTGGCCAGCGACGCCGCCGCGATCGTGGGCCACACCGACCGCGTCGTCTACCTCCAGGACGGCGAGATCGGCGTCTGCACCCGCGGCGGCATCGCCCTCTACGACGTCGACGTCCAGCCGCTCGAACCCGCGGTCGAGAAACTCCAGGTCGACCTCGCCTCGATCCAGAAGAAGGGCTACGACCACTTCCTGCTCAAGGAGATCCACGAGCAGCCCGAGGCCCTGCGCGCGACCCTGCGCGGACGCATCGACCCGGAGACGAACCGGGTCCAGCTCGGCGGGCTCAACCTCACCGACGACCAGCTCCGGTCGATCCGCAACATCATCGTGGTCGGCTGCGGCACCGCCTACTACGCGGGCCTCGAGGCCGCGTACCTGATCGAGCAGTTCACCGACGACGTCACCATCCGCGCCGAGGTCGCGAGCGAGCTGCGCTACCGCTCCTTCCACACCCCGAAGAACACGGTCGCGCTCATCGTCTCCCAGTCCGGCGAGACCGCCGACACGCTCGCGTGCCTGCAGGAGCTGCAGCGCCGCGGCGTCCACTGCATCGGCATCGTCAACGTCGTGGGCTCCACGATCGCCCGCGAGGTCGACGGCGGCATCTACACCCACGTCGGCGCCGAGATCTCCGTGGCGAGCACGAAGGCCTTCACCTCCCAGGTCGCGGCGGTCACCCTCTTCGGCATCGCGCTCGCCCAGGCCAAGGGCATGAGCCGGCAGGATCTCGTGCGCTACACCGACGAGTTCGCCCTCCTGCCCGAGGCGATCGAGGCGGCGCTGGCAAGCGTCGAGGAGCAGGTGAGGGACGTCGTCCGTACGTACTCGGACTACTCCCACGCGCTCTACGTGGGGCGCGACACGCTCTACCCGATCGCGCTCGAGGGCGCGCTCAAGCTCAAGGAGGTCACGTACGTCCACGCCGAGGGGTATGCCGCCGGCGAGCTCAAGCACGGGCCGATCGCCCTGATCGACGACTCGTTCTTCGAGGTCTGCTACCTCCAGGACAACTGGCTGCGGGAGAAGTCCGTGAGCGCGCTCGTGGAGATGAACGCGCGCGGGGCGCACGCGATCGTCGTCACAAACGTCGACCGGGAGCTGCCGGCCGAGACCGTCATCCGGGTACCCACGACCGCGGATCTGCTCGCCCCGCTCGTGTTCAACGTCGTCTCCCAGCTCTTCGCCTACTACATGGCGGTCGAGCGCGGCACCGACGTGGATCAGCCGCGCAACCTGGCCAAGTCGGTCACGGTGGAATAGACCCTGCCGCTCGTGGGGACGGCGTCGCGCGCCCGGGCGTCCAGGCCTATCGTGTCGGTGATGTGACGATCGCGCATGAGGGGTCGATGCGACGGGCCGAGCCCACCCGGTGTCGGCGACGGCCCTGGCTCACCGGGGCGGTCTTCGCCGTGACCGCCGCGATGGGAGTGGCGCAGCTGATCCACCCGGCCCTGCTCGACGCGCTCGAGCGCAGCCCGGCGGCGCTGCACGGGCAGTGGTGGCGGTTCGGCACCGCGCTGCTCGTCCAGGACGGCGGGATCGCCGGCCTGGCATCGAACCTGCTGTTCCTCGCGTTGATCGGCGCGATCGCGGAGCAGGTGATCTCGCGGGGGTGGTGGATCGTCCAGTATCTCGCCGTCGGGGTCGCGACCGAGTTCCTTGCCCTGCTATGGCAGCCGATCGGAGGCGGAAATTCCATCGCGGTCTGCGGGCTCACGGGGGCGGTCGCGGTGGCGGCCTGGCACCGCCACGAGCGGCTCCCCCGCTGGGCGCCGTCGGCCGTGGCGCTGTGGTGCGGGGCGCTGCTCGCCACCGCGTGGCTGCCGCTCATCGTGCTCGGCTTCGTCGGTGCCGGCGTCGCCCGGATACGGCAACAGGCGGGCCGGTCGACCGGCGAGCTCGTGCTCGCGGCGGTGATCGCGACGGGCGCGGCGCTGGCCGTCGTCGCCGATATCCACGGCGCGGCGCTGATGCTCGGGCTCCTGCTCGCGTGGGGACGGCGTCGCTGATCGCGGCGCGGAGATCAGCCGGCCCGCTTCTCCAGTTGCGCAATCCGCTGGTAGGAGACGCCGAGCACCTCGGCGGCCTCGCGCTGTGTCAGCCCCTGGGAACGAAGCCCGGTCACCGCGTTCCGTGCCAACCGTGCGGCGTCGGCGGCGTCGGCACGCGCACGAGCCTCCTTGTCTCGTGCGGCTTCCCACGACAGGCGTATCGCGTCATCGACCTCGATATCGAGATCGACCCGGATCGACGACTCATCGACATCGAGAGCCAACGCGGCGGCCTCACGGGCCATCGCGCGCACCTGATCGAGACGGCGGGCCTGGGTCACCACCCCGAGTTCTGGGATGTCGACTGTCCACCAGCGCCCCTCCCTCCGCGCCACGATCCTCATCGCCATCTAAATCTATCTCCATGCGTCGGGCGCGTCGCCGTCCAGGGCCGCGATGACACTCCGGACGACTCCCGCGCTGATCATTCGGTGCTTCGGAAGTACTAGTCGTCGACCCTCAGGTGAGACCCACATCTCGTGTGATCCTCTTGTTCGACCGATCACCCAGCCTCGCAGTCGCAACTGCGCCGCGACTCGTCGGTACTTGACTTCCTTGACCACCACTCTAGGCAAGTGGGGATAGCCGATCAAGACAAGGGACCCTAGAAATCTGTGGATGGGCCGCCGGGTGCGCCCGACCCCGTCGACCGCTGCGGCCGCATCACGGATGGCAGCCGCGATCACGGTCTCATAGCGGTGGCGTGCACGCGGGGCGAACTCCTCGTGCGACCGCGCGAGAATCGACGCGATGTCGGCTCGAGCGGAATGCGTGAGTCGAAGCGTCGACGTCAGTCTGCGCGCGAGCGCCTCGGTGTCGGCCTGCCGAGCCGAGTGATGAAGCCGTCGAGGTCCTCTTCCGCGATCTCGTCGAAGCGCCCGACCTGCAAGAATGGCCCGGTCGTGACCCGTCCGTCCGAAGGAGACCAGGATGTCGCCGAGCCCATCGGGACCAGCAGAGCCCACGCCCACCGGCGCGCGCGAGGCGAGCGGCGTCGTCCATGATCAGGGCGGTGCGCCGATCGCCACCGGGGCGAGCGCCACCCGCGGGATCGTGGAGACCGCCGGGATCGAGATCATCGGCGAGTCCGAACGCACGGCGAGGCCGCGGGACCTGTTCTGGCCGTGGTTCGCCGCGAACGTGTCGGTGTTCGGGATGAGCTACGGCTCCTACCTGCTCGGCTTCGGGATCTCGCTGTGGCAGGCCACGGTCGTGGGGATCATCGGGATCGTCATCAGCTTCGCGCTGTGCGGGCTCATCGCGATCGCCGGCAAGCGCGGCAGCACCCCCACGATGATCCTCTCCCGGGCCGCGTTCGGCGTGCAGGGCCAGAAGGTGCCCGGGGTGATCTCCTGGCTCACCTCGATCGGCTGGGAGACCGTGCTCGCGATCACCGCCGTGCTCGCCACCTCCACGGTGTTCAGGGCGCTCGGCTGGGGAACGGGCACGGCGATCACGCTGCTGGCCACGCTGTTCATCGCCGCGCTCATCGTCATCGCCTCGGTGCTCGGCTACCACACGATCATGAAGGTGCAGTCGGTGCTCACGTGGGCGACCGGACTCATGACCGTGCTGTTCATGGTGCTCACGGCGGGCAAGATCAACTGGGACCAGATCGGCTCCACCCCGGACGGCTCGGCGCAGCAGATGCTCGGCGCGCTCGTCATGGTGCTCACCGGGTTCGGGCTCGGCTGGATCAACATCGCCGCCGACTGGACCCGCTACCAGAAGCGCTCCACCCGCGACCGCACGATCGTCGCCTGGAACACGTTCGGAGCCTCGATCGCGCCCGTCGTGCTCGTGGTGTTCGGGCTGCTGCTGGCCGAGTCGAACGCCGACCTGGCCGCGGCGATCGGCGACGACCCGATCGGGGCCCTCATCACGATCCTGCCGCTGTGGGCGCTCGTGCCGTTCTGGATCGTGGCCGTGCTCACGCAGGTCTCCGGGGCGATCCTGGGCATCTACTCCTCCGGCCTCACGCTGCTCAGCCTCGGCATCCGCATCCCGCGCCCGGCCGCCGCCGCGATCGACGGGGTCATCCTCACCGCCGGCACGATCTGGGTCGTGTTCTTCGCGGGCACGTTCATCGGGCCGTTCCAG
The window above is part of the Pseudactinotalea sp. HY158 genome. Proteins encoded here:
- a CDS encoding helix-turn-helix domain-containing protein, which translates into the protein MAMRIVARREGRWWTVDIPELGVVTQARRLDQVRAMAREAAALALDVDESSIRVDLDIEVDDAIRLSWEAARDKEARARADAADAARLARNAVTGLRSQGLTQREAAEVLGVSYQRIAQLEKRAG
- the glmS gene encoding glutamine--fructose-6-phosphate transaminase (isomerizing), with product MCGIVGYIGHRPAQPILTSGLKRLEYRGYDSAGIATIDDDARVTLVRAVGKVAELEHAVATRVTADTVGIGHTRWATHGVPSERNSHPHHVGRVYLIHNGIIENYAELADVLTERGYTFAGETDSEVLAALVDALLPLHGTLLEAVSGALKMVVGTYGLALLSDENPDEIVVARRGSPLIVGLGEQETFVASDAAAIVGHTDRVVYLQDGEIGVCTRGGIALYDVDVQPLEPAVEKLQVDLASIQKKGYDHFLLKEIHEQPEALRATLRGRIDPETNRVQLGGLNLTDDQLRSIRNIIVVGCGTAYYAGLEAAYLIEQFTDDVTIRAEVASELRYRSFHTPKNTVALIVSQSGETADTLACLQELQRRGVHCIGIVNVVGSTIAREVDGGIYTHVGAEISVASTKAFTSQVAAVTLFGIALAQAKGMSRQDLVRYTDEFALLPEAIEAALASVEEQVRDVVRTYSDYSHALYVGRDTLYPIALEGALKLKEVTYVHAEGYAAGELKHGPIALIDDSFFEVCYLQDNWLREKSVSALVEMNARGAHAIVVTNVDRELPAETVIRVPTTADLLAPLVFNVVSQLFAYYMAVERGTDVDQPRNLAKSVTVE
- a CDS encoding cytosine permease — encoded protein: MSPSPSGPAEPTPTGAREASGVVHDQGGAPIATGASATRGIVETAGIEIIGESERTARPRDLFWPWFAANVSVFGMSYGSYLLGFGISLWQATVVGIIGIVISFALCGLIAIAGKRGSTPTMILSRAAFGVQGQKVPGVISWLTSIGWETVLAITAVLATSTVFRALGWGTGTAITLLATLFIAALIVIASVLGYHTIMKVQSVLTWATGLMTVLFMVLTAGKINWDQIGSTPDGSAQQMLGALVMVLTGFGLGWINIAADWTRYQKRSTRDRTIVAWNTFGASIAPVVLVVFGLLLAESNADLAAAIGDDPIGALITILPLWALVPFWIVAVLTQVSGAILGIYSSGLTLLSLGIRIPRPAAAAIDGVILTAGTIWVVFFAGTFIGPFQSFLITLGVPMAAWAGILIADILTRRTVYDEAALFTSAGRYRAVDWTAIATMVIASVIGWGLVANGFAAEASWNNWQGYLLGIVGGREGAWAGANLGVLVALVLSFVVSVIARRARIGRQEHGLAALPR
- a CDS encoding type II toxin-antitoxin system HicA family toxin; protein product: MGVGSAGPDGLGDILVSFGRTGHDRAILAGRALRRDRGRGPRRLHHSARQADTEALARRLTSTLRLTHSARADIASILARSHEEFAPRARHRYETVIAAAIRDAAAAVDGVGRTRRPIHRFLGSLVLIGYPHLPRVVVKEVKYRRVAAQLRLRGWVIGRTRGSHEMWVSPEGRRLVLPKHRMISAGVVRSVIAALDGDAPDAWR
- a CDS encoding carbohydrate ABC transporter permease, which translates into the protein MITQVPFLVTIYYSFREWNLLRPGEQRFVGFDNYANVLGSGVFLSSLWATVLIVGVSVAVAVVFGMALALLLDRRFIGQGLARTLLITPFLMMPAAAALVWKWALLDSNVGMVNWAFSLVGISPVAWNTDHPIVTIMIVLIWQYTPFMMLLLLAGLQSQPGDVLEAAAVDGAGPVRTFLYMTIPHLRQYVELAVLLGAILLLQVFDPVAIMTRGTGGTKTLSYLLYERAFVGLEIGEAAAYGVLSVIVTIIVAMVALRTLFKVFKTEGTR
- a CDS encoding zinc-binding dehydrogenase, yielding MNEMIRRVTVVAPGEIRIDETPRPAPSNAEVLVRMLVTGVCGSDTHAAAGRHPFVALPYNPGHEVVGVIDALGPDVTAFEVGDRVTVEPTLPCWNCKMCRTDRSNLCENLQFFGCGWDQGGMADYFTVASTRLHRVPEQFTDLQAALIEPLSTPVHAVRLAGDLRGKAVAIVGAGTIGLLVLKAARHAGAARIIMTDPLPEKRRLALALGADDVVDAREDDVATRVRSVLGESADVVFDCVAIQSTIDQAIEIALKAGTVVVVGVPEASVTVPLPLIQDQQLRIQGSATYLPEDYRTAMEILASGTVSTDDFITATFRLDDAAEAFEAASAGHQVKVLVTR
- a CDS encoding rhomboid family intramembrane serine protease is translated as MTIAHEGSMRRAEPTRCRRRPWLTGAVFAVTAAMGVAQLIHPALLDALERSPAALHGQWWRFGTALLVQDGGIAGLASNLLFLALIGAIAEQVISRGWWIVQYLAVGVATEFLALLWQPIGGGNSIAVCGLTGAVAVAAWHRHERLPRWAPSAVALWCGALLATAWLPLIVLGFVGAGVARIRQQAGRSTGELVLAAVIATGAALAVVADIHGAALMLGLLLAWGRRR
- a CDS encoding carbohydrate ABC transporter permease, yielding MSTSISPTRTTHENVKRHKPLARRVGSFGLSLLTWALTAGFFFPIAWMVFTAFKTERDAATMPPTFLADFTLENFSKVFDRGFAIYLTNSVSASVVSTIIVMVLAVPAAYGLSVRPIKRSTDVLFFFISTKFLPIAAAVIPIYMLLQAAGALDNITALSILYVGMNLPLAVWMMRSFLIEVPTEIIEAAQVDGARFRTELLRIVVPIVAPGIAAAALICFIFAWNEYFLANLLTSTIARTTPPFLGSFVSGRGQFLAALSAAATLAVLPVIIAGWVAQKRLVRGLAMGAIK